Proteins found in one Amycolatopsis aidingensis genomic segment:
- a CDS encoding HelD family protein, translated as MSEPRVRRAEIAIEQSHVDRVYNRLAELRTQAEEMRTKGYEIGHGAQREAVFEQASMLFERDMMVFHANQTLQTLDAEYEGLVFGRLDHASSEPVYVGRLGIRDADFDNLVTDWRAPAAAAFYQATAEEPMDVVRRRVIRCSGRNVLDVDDDVLMPESVPEDMPVVGEGALMAALGRARGSTMRDIVATIQREQDEVIRAPWRGVTEITGGPGTGKTAVALHRAAYLLYRYRRQLGGAGVFVVGPSAVFTNYISRVLPAMGETNVELRSLGQVLDGIEAVRQDPAPLAAIKGSLRMRKVLLRALRDTPPDAPTEMRIVYRGDVLKLQAKELERVRRKVHTQGGPPNRSRVRAAELLLEALADKAEEHARAEGGSVDRQELITQLGERIDFHRFLVVWWPVLYPAQVLGWLADERRLARAGKQMLNRDEVTLLAASMADRAKGWSVADIALLDELRVLMGPPPKRRKRGGLQLDAEQARDSDGPARPQRPEHYDEYSHIVVDEAQDLSPMQWRMIGRRGRYASWTVVGDPVQSSWPDPAEAAQARDSAFGGRTARRRFTLRTNYRNSAEIFDLAARVVGGHAEEDALPRAVRATGHTPQLRRIDPASAEGEVQAAAKEMLDAVAGTVGVICAMDRVAEVERWLSGQADERLKVVGSLDSKGLEYDAVVLLEPAELITESLTGRRVLYVALTRATQQLAVLHSDESWLPEGSFAAQEALPGM; from the coding sequence GTGTCGGAACCTCGGGTCAGACGGGCCGAGATCGCCATCGAACAGAGCCACGTCGACCGTGTGTACAACCGTCTCGCCGAGCTGCGCACGCAGGCGGAGGAGATGCGCACCAAGGGCTACGAGATCGGGCACGGGGCGCAGCGGGAAGCGGTGTTCGAGCAGGCATCCATGCTGTTCGAGCGGGACATGATGGTGTTCCACGCCAACCAGACACTGCAGACCCTGGACGCCGAGTACGAGGGCCTGGTGTTCGGCAGACTCGACCACGCCAGCAGCGAGCCGGTCTACGTCGGCAGGCTCGGTATCCGGGACGCCGACTTCGACAACCTGGTCACCGACTGGCGTGCCCCCGCGGCGGCCGCCTTCTACCAGGCCACCGCCGAGGAGCCGATGGACGTCGTACGGCGCAGGGTGATCCGCTGCTCCGGCCGCAACGTGCTGGATGTGGACGACGACGTGCTGATGCCGGAATCCGTCCCCGAGGACATGCCGGTGGTCGGCGAGGGCGCGCTGATGGCCGCGCTCGGGCGTGCCCGTGGCAGCACCATGCGCGATATCGTCGCCACCATCCAGCGGGAACAGGACGAGGTCATCCGGGCCCCGTGGCGCGGGGTCACCGAGATCACCGGCGGGCCGGGGACCGGCAAGACCGCGGTGGCGCTGCACCGGGCCGCGTACCTGCTCTACCGTTACCGCAGGCAGCTGGGCGGCGCCGGGGTGTTCGTGGTCGGGCCCTCTGCGGTGTTCACCAACTACATCTCCCGGGTACTGCCTGCCATGGGCGAGACCAATGTGGAGCTGCGCTCGCTCGGCCAGGTGCTGGACGGGATCGAGGCGGTCCGCCAGGATCCGGCCCCGTTGGCGGCGATCAAGGGCTCGCTGCGGATGCGCAAGGTGCTGCTGCGGGCGCTGCGGGACACCCCACCGGACGCGCCGACCGAGATGCGCATCGTCTACCGCGGCGACGTGCTCAAGCTGCAGGCCAAGGAGCTGGAACGAGTGCGCCGCAAGGTGCACACCCAGGGTGGGCCGCCGAACCGGTCCCGGGTGCGCGCGGCCGAGCTGCTGCTGGAGGCGCTGGCCGACAAGGCGGAGGAGCACGCCCGCGCCGAGGGCGGTTCGGTGGACCGCCAGGAGCTGATCACCCAGCTCGGCGAGCGGATCGACTTCCACCGGTTCCTGGTGGTGTGGTGGCCGGTGCTGTACCCGGCACAGGTGCTCGGCTGGCTGGCCGACGAGCGCAGGCTGGCCAGGGCGGGCAAGCAAATGCTCAACAGGGACGAGGTCACCCTGCTCGCTGCGTCCATGGCGGATCGGGCCAAGGGCTGGTCAGTCGCGGATATCGCGCTGCTGGACGAGTTGCGGGTGCTGATGGGCCCGCCGCCGAAACGGCGCAAGCGCGGCGGGCTGCAGCTGGACGCCGAGCAGGCGCGGGACAGCGACGGCCCGGCACGCCCGCAACGCCCCGAGCACTACGACGAGTACTCGCACATCGTGGTGGACGAGGCGCAGGACCTCTCCCCCATGCAGTGGCGGATGATCGGCAGGCGGGGCCGGTACGCGAGCTGGACCGTGGTCGGCGACCCGGTGCAGAGTTCCTGGCCGGATCCGGCCGAGGCGGCGCAGGCGCGGGACTCGGCCTTCGGTGGCCGCACCGCGCGGCGCCGGTTCACCCTGCGCACCAACTACCGGAACTCGGCGGAGATCTTCGACCTGGCCGCGCGGGTGGTCGGCGGGCACGCCGAGGAGGACGCGCTGCCGCGGGCCGTGCGGGCGACGGGGCACACCCCGCAGCTACGCCGGATCGACCCCGCCTCGGCCGAGGGCGAGGTGCAGGCCGCGGCCAAGGAGATGCTGGACGCGGTGGCCGGCACGGTCGGCGTGATCTGCGCGATGGACCGGGTGGCCGAGGTCGAGCGCTGGCTGTCCGGGCAGGCCGACGAGCGGCTGAAGGTGGTCGGCAGCCTGGACTCCAAGGGCCTGGAGTACGACGCGGTGGTGCTGCTGGAGCCTGCCGAGCTGATCACCGAGTCGCTGACCGGCCGCCGGGTGCTCTACGTCGCGCTGACCAGGGCGACCCAGCAGCTGGCCGTGCTGCATTCGGACGAGAGCTGGCTGCCGGAGGGAAGTTTCGCGGCCCAGGAGGCGTTACCCGGGATGTGA
- the coaD gene encoding pantetheine-phosphate adenylyltransferase — MRRAVCPGSYDPATNGHVDIIERASKLFDEVVVAVLINKSKKGLFSIEERMEMLREVTAHLPNVRVDSWHGLLVDYCRQHDIAAIAKGLRSVSDFDYELQMAQMNRELSGVETLLMSNNPLWSFLSSSLVKEVATYGGDVAHLVPELVHERLKERLAELG; from the coding sequence ATGCGCCGAGCGGTCTGTCCGGGTTCCTACGACCCCGCCACCAACGGGCACGTCGACATCATCGAGCGCGCCTCGAAGCTCTTCGACGAGGTCGTGGTCGCGGTGCTGATCAACAAGAGCAAGAAGGGCCTGTTCTCCATCGAGGAGCGGATGGAGATGCTGCGCGAGGTCACGGCGCACCTGCCCAACGTGCGGGTGGACTCCTGGCACGGGCTGCTGGTCGACTACTGCCGTCAGCACGACATCGCGGCCATCGCCAAGGGCCTTCGCTCGGTCAGCGACTTCGACTACGAACTGCAGATGGCCCAGATGAACCGGGAGCTCTCCGGGGTGGAGACCCTGCTGATGTCGAACAATCCGCTGTGGAGCTTCCTGTCCAGCTCGCTGGTCAAGGAGGTTGCCACCTACGGCGGGGACGTCGCGCACCTGGTGCCGGAGCTGGTGCACGAGCGCCTCAAGGAGCGCCTGGCCGAGCTCGGCTGA
- a CDS encoding arginase family protein: protein MRIHAVPQRRGALGPNAGGLPAGCRALAALAGEVLGVPVREVPVTDAESDTVHGIANRETLLRNRSAQLAALEAPAGPVLTIGGDCGVELVPVALARYRHGERLGVAWFDAHADLNTAASSPSGAYHGMVLRSLLGEGDPEFAADPAVLPGRAVLCGARAFDPAERAAVHAGLAGHVQSAEDPLQVAAALRASGAERIYLHLDLDVLDPAEFGHLNYPEPGGLSIAQLAAAIGGLAGFEVVDAGITECVGAEPADLRPLVPVLEAIGALLGR, encoded by the coding sequence ATGCGCATTCACGCGGTGCCGCAGCGGCGGGGTGCCCTCGGGCCGAACGCGGGCGGGCTGCCCGCGGGCTGCCGGGCGCTGGCCGCCCTCGCCGGTGAGGTGCTCGGCGTGCCGGTGCGGGAGGTGCCCGTCACCGACGCCGAGTCGGACACCGTGCACGGGATCGCCAACCGGGAGACCTTGCTGCGCAACCGATCCGCTCAGCTGGCGGCGCTGGAGGCGCCGGCGGGACCGGTGCTCACCATCGGCGGCGATTGCGGGGTCGAGCTGGTACCGGTCGCCCTCGCCCGGTACCGGCATGGGGAACGCCTCGGCGTGGCCTGGTTCGACGCGCATGCCGACCTGAACACCGCGGCGAGTTCGCCCTCGGGGGCCTACCACGGAATGGTGCTGCGTTCCCTGCTCGGCGAGGGCGATCCGGAGTTCGCCGCCGATCCCGCGGTGCTGCCGGGGCGGGCGGTGCTGTGCGGTGCCAGGGCCTTCGACCCGGCCGAGCGCGCGGCCGTCCATGCCGGTCTCGCCGGGCACGTCCAGTCCGCCGAGGACCCGCTGCAGGTGGCGGCGGCGCTGCGGGCGAGCGGGGCCGAGCGGATCTACCTGCACCTGGACCTGGATGTGCTGGACCCCGCCGAGTTCGGTCACCTCAACTACCCCGAACCGGGCGGGCTCAGCATCGCACAACTGGCCGCCGCGATCGGCGGGCTGGCCGGGTTCGAGGTGGTGGACGCGGGGATCACCGAATGCGTCGGAGCCGAGCCTGCGGACCTGCGGCCACTGGTTCCCGTGCTGGAGGCCATCGGGGCACTGCTGGGCCGTTGA
- a CDS encoding ribonuclease domain-containing protein has product MTNYRFRISAVLLAVLVALVGGGLTATAAQAPAIPQPPCGDTSGFDRTPLSELPPEATETHDLIEQGGPFPYPQDGTVFYNREGLLPDCSTGYYHEYTVETPGSPDRGARRIVTGEGGEYFYTRDHYASFVLIDLGGAPGPECGDLSGLDSVALSALSPAAQDVVRDAAGGARGIEYQNWEGVLPDCPAGYYELFHVGSEDRVIAGGEGEIAYTPDHYSTFLSVSLG; this is encoded by the coding sequence ATGACCAACTACCGGTTCCGCATCTCCGCTGTCCTGCTGGCCGTGCTGGTCGCGCTGGTCGGTGGCGGCCTGACCGCCACGGCGGCGCAGGCGCCCGCCATCCCGCAGCCGCCCTGCGGCGACACCTCCGGGTTCGACCGGACCCCGCTGTCCGAGCTGCCGCCCGAGGCGACCGAAACCCACGACCTGATCGAACAGGGCGGCCCGTTCCCGTATCCGCAGGACGGGACCGTCTTCTACAACCGGGAGGGGCTGCTGCCGGACTGCTCCACCGGTTACTACCACGAGTACACGGTGGAGACCCCGGGCAGCCCGGACCGCGGCGCCCGCCGGATCGTCACCGGCGAGGGCGGCGAGTACTTCTACACCCGCGACCACTACGCCAGTTTCGTGCTGATCGACCTCGGCGGTGCCCCCGGCCCGGAATGCGGTGACTTGTCCGGATTGGACAGTGTGGCGCTGTCCGCGCTGTCCCCCGCGGCTCAGGACGTGGTCCGGGACGCGGCAGGCGGCGCGCGGGGAATCGAGTACCAGAACTGGGAGGGCGTGCTGCCGGACTGCCCCGCGGGCTACTACGAGCTGTTCCACGTCGGCAGCGAGGACAGGGTGATCGCCGGGGGCGAGGGGGAGATCGCCTACACCCCCGACCACTACAGCACCTTCCTGTCCGTCTCCCTCGGCTGA
- the rnc gene encoding ribonuclease III has product MGGKSPGGPAADPTPLLEALGVELDTELLTLALTHRSYAYENGGLLPNERLEFLGDAVLGLVVTDHLYRSHQDLPEGQLAKLRASVVNMHALAGVARGLGDGGLGAYLLLGKGEELTGGRDKASILADGLEAVIGATYLAHGIDVARQLVHRLFDGLLAEAPLRGAGLDWKTSLQELTASTGLGVPEYKVEDTGPDHRKEFTATVLVAGRDLGHGEGTTKKEAEQKAAETAWRALSAELGSEGATARE; this is encoded by the coding sequence ATGGGGGGTAAGTCACCCGGCGGTCCGGCCGCGGACCCCACCCCACTACTCGAAGCACTCGGTGTCGAGCTCGACACCGAGTTGCTGACGCTCGCGCTGACCCACCGGTCCTACGCGTACGAGAACGGCGGCCTGCTGCCGAACGAGCGGCTGGAGTTCCTCGGCGACGCGGTGCTGGGCCTGGTGGTCACCGACCACCTCTACCGCAGCCACCAGGACCTGCCCGAGGGGCAGCTCGCGAAGCTGCGCGCCAGCGTGGTGAACATGCACGCGCTGGCAGGCGTCGCCCGCGGTCTCGGCGACGGCGGGCTCGGCGCCTACCTGCTGCTCGGCAAGGGTGAGGAGCTCACCGGCGGCAGGGACAAGGCGAGCATCCTCGCCGACGGGCTGGAGGCCGTGATCGGCGCGACCTACCTGGCGCACGGCATCGACGTCGCCCGCCAGCTGGTGCACCGCCTCTTCGACGGGCTGCTGGCCGAGGCTCCGCTGCGAGGTGCCGGCCTGGACTGGAAGACCAGCCTGCAGGAGCTCACCGCCTCCACCGGCCTCGGGGTGCCGGAGTACAAGGTCGAGGACACCGGCCCCGATCACCGCAAGGAGTTCACCGCCACCGTGCTGGTCGCCGGCCGCGACCTCGGCCACGGTGAGGGCACCACCAAGAAGGAAGCCGAGCAGAAGGCGGCCGAGACCGCGTGGCGGGCGCTTTCGGCCGAGCTCGGCAGCGAGGGCGCCACGGCCAGGGAGTGA
- the mutM gene encoding bifunctional DNA-formamidopyrimidine glycosylase/DNA-(apurinic or apyrimidinic site) lyase, with product MPELPEVEVVRAGLEAHVAGRTIAAVEVLHPRAVRRHEPGPVDFAARLGGLRIDAVRRRGKYLWLELDSAGTALLAHLGMSGQMLVQPVSAPDEKHLRVRVRFADDGTELRFVDQRTFGGFALSELLEIEGETLPETIAHIARDPMDPAFSPGQAARALRAKRTELKRALLDQTLVSGVGNIYADEALWRAKLHWARPTGKLTAAQAAAVLAAATEVMAEALIAGGTSFDPLYVNVNGQSGYFDRALNAYGRVDEPCRRCGTPISREVFMNRSSFFCPRCQPRPRRQR from the coding sequence GTGCCCGAACTGCCCGAGGTAGAGGTCGTCCGGGCCGGCCTGGAAGCACACGTCGCCGGCAGAACCATCGCCGCGGTGGAGGTCCTGCACCCCCGCGCGGTGCGCAGGCACGAACCGGGTCCCGTGGACTTCGCAGCCCGCCTCGGCGGCCTGCGGATCGACGCGGTCCGGCGCCGGGGCAAGTACCTCTGGCTGGAACTCGACTCGGCCGGGACGGCATTGCTTGCCCATCTGGGCATGAGCGGCCAGATGCTGGTGCAGCCCGTCTCCGCCCCGGACGAGAAGCACCTGCGGGTGCGGGTCCGGTTCGCCGATGACGGCACCGAGTTGCGGTTCGTCGACCAGCGCACCTTCGGCGGGTTCGCGCTGTCCGAGCTGCTGGAGATCGAAGGCGAGACGCTGCCGGAAACCATCGCGCATATCGCCCGCGACCCGATGGACCCTGCCTTCTCGCCGGGGCAGGCCGCGCGGGCGCTGCGCGCGAAACGCACCGAGCTCAAACGGGCGTTGCTGGACCAGACCCTGGTGTCCGGAGTGGGCAACATCTATGCCGACGAGGCACTGTGGCGGGCCAAACTGCACTGGGCGCGCCCGACCGGGAAGCTGACCGCGGCACAGGCGGCCGCGGTGCTCGCCGCCGCGACCGAGGTGATGGCCGAGGCGCTGATCGCCGGTGGGACTTCCTTCGATCCGTTGTATGTCAACGTGAACGGGCAGTCGGGTTACTTCGACCGCGCACTGAACGCGTACGGAAGGGTGGACGAGCCCTGTCGCCGGTGCGGCACCCCGATCAGCCGGGAGGTGTTCATGAACCGCTCCTCCTTCTTCTGCCCGCGCTGCCAGCCAAGGCCACGCCGCCAGCGCTGA
- the rpmF gene encoding 50S ribosomal protein L32 yields MAVPKRKMSRSNTRSRRAQWKASPVHLVPCSNRACKQPKPQHVACPNCGQYGGRQVVEPA; encoded by the coding sequence GTGGCCGTCCCGAAGCGGAAGATGTCGCGTTCCAACACCCGCTCGCGCCGTGCCCAGTGGAAGGCGAGCCCGGTGCACCTGGTGCCCTGCTCGAACCGTGCGTGCAAGCAGCCCAAGCCGCAGCACGTCGCGTGCCCGAACTGTGGGCAGTACGGCGGGCGGCAGGTCGTCGAGCCCGCCTGA
- a CDS encoding DivIVA domain-containing protein has translation MYRVFEALDELVTIVEEARGVPMTSSCVVPRGDVLELLDDVRDALPGEVDDAQDVLDQRDEVLNKARGEAETTVNSANEQAEHTLADARAEAERLVSEAKARAEQLVADAHAEADRAVSAGQAEYQNLTERARSEAERMIQAGRDAYDRSVEDGRGEQARLVAQTEVVQAAHGEAARIVDEAHAEADRQRAECDAYVDGKLAEFSELLSTTLRTVDSGRNHLRGPGSMGNSRTPVYDYQV, from the coding sequence GTGTACCGGGTGTTCGAAGCTCTGGACGAGCTCGTCACGATCGTCGAAGAGGCGCGCGGGGTGCCGATGACCTCCAGCTGCGTGGTGCCCCGCGGGGACGTGCTGGAGCTGCTGGACGACGTGCGGGACGCCCTGCCCGGCGAGGTGGACGACGCCCAGGACGTGCTGGACCAGCGGGACGAGGTGCTGAACAAGGCCCGCGGCGAGGCCGAGACCACCGTGAACTCGGCGAACGAGCAGGCCGAGCACACTCTCGCGGACGCGCGGGCCGAGGCCGAGCGGCTGGTGTCCGAGGCCAAGGCCCGGGCCGAGCAGCTGGTCGCCGACGCGCATGCCGAGGCCGATCGCGCGGTGTCCGCTGGGCAGGCCGAATACCAGAACCTCACCGAGCGTGCCCGCAGCGAGGCGGAGCGGATGATCCAGGCCGGGCGGGATGCCTACGACCGCTCGGTCGAGGACGGCCGCGGCGAGCAGGCACGGCTGGTGGCGCAGACCGAGGTGGTGCAGGCCGCGCACGGCGAGGCCGCGCGGATCGTGGACGAGGCGCATGCCGAGGCCGACCGGCAGCGCGCCGAATGCGATGCCTACGTGGACGGCAAGCTCGCCGAGTTCTCCGAACTGCTGTCCACCACCCTGCGTACGGTCGACTCGGGCCGCAACCACCTGCGTGGCCCCGGCTCGATGGGCAACTCCCGCACCCCGGTCTACGACTACCAGGTGTAA
- a CDS encoding adenylate/guanylate cyclase domain-containing protein, whose protein sequence is MSTERGPRVARPFGSFLLGGADQHDTLLRLRVRVLLTGSLVLANLIGAVVVVALITLVLPGPSVFTADLAVVNFVVVPAYVLVAVVIGVLWGTLRAVRVLRWAFEDQDPDERDRRATLRVPLRLFGIQAVLWLVGTALFTTIYAIELPDAAFKVAFTAGFGGLVVCANAYLLSEFALRPLAARALSRGPAPRRRMVSGVTVRMLMAWGLGSGVPVTGLMIAAVFALVRGDVPTTQLAITILALGAVILVFGCLIVVFMARATVAPIRTVRAALQRVQRGDLSAGVVVFDGTELGLLQSGFNRMVDGLRERELIRDLFGRHVGHEVARDALSRRIELGGEVREVAVLFVDVIGSTTLAANRPPAEVVDVLNRFFAVVVAEVHAHGGSVNKFEGDAALAVFGAPHDLPDPAGSALAAARVLSSRLAAEITECQAGIGVAAGPAVAGNVGAESRFEYTVIGDPVNEAARLTELAKSVPGRAIASMRAVRSAAEDEAARWTATDETTLRGRTEPTLLAVPTP, encoded by the coding sequence ATGTCCACCGAGCGTGGCCCGCGCGTGGCCCGGCCGTTCGGGTCGTTCCTGCTGGGCGGTGCCGACCAGCACGATACCCTGCTGCGGTTGCGGGTCAGGGTGTTGCTCACCGGTTCGCTGGTGCTCGCCAACCTGATCGGCGCGGTCGTGGTGGTCGCGCTGATCACCCTGGTGCTACCCGGCCCGAGCGTGTTCACCGCCGACCTCGCGGTGGTGAACTTCGTGGTGGTGCCGGCCTACGTCCTGGTCGCTGTGGTGATCGGCGTGCTGTGGGGCACCCTGCGTGCCGTGCGGGTGCTGCGCTGGGCCTTCGAAGACCAGGACCCGGACGAGCGGGACCGCAGGGCCACCCTGCGCGTGCCGTTGCGGCTGTTCGGCATCCAGGCGGTGCTGTGGCTGGTCGGCACCGCGCTGTTCACCACGATCTACGCGATCGAGCTGCCGGACGCCGCGTTCAAGGTGGCGTTCACCGCGGGCTTCGGCGGGCTGGTGGTGTGCGCGAACGCCTACCTGCTCAGCGAGTTCGCCCTGCGGCCGCTGGCGGCCAGGGCGCTGTCCAGGGGCCCCGCGCCGCGGCGGCGGATGGTGTCCGGGGTGACGGTGCGGATGCTGATGGCCTGGGGGCTGGGCTCCGGTGTGCCGGTGACCGGGCTGATGATCGCCGCCGTGTTCGCCCTGGTGCGCGGGGACGTGCCGACCACCCAGCTGGCCATCACCATCCTCGCGCTCGGAGCGGTGATCCTGGTCTTCGGCTGCCTGATCGTGGTGTTCATGGCGCGGGCGACGGTCGCGCCGATCCGGACCGTGCGGGCGGCGTTGCAGCGGGTGCAGCGCGGTGACCTGAGTGCGGGCGTGGTGGTGTTCGACGGTACGGAGCTGGGCCTGCTGCAGTCCGGGTTCAACCGGATGGTCGATGGGCTACGCGAGCGCGAACTCATCCGGGACCTGTTCGGCAGGCATGTGGGCCACGAGGTCGCCAGGGACGCGCTGTCCCGCCGGATCGAGCTGGGCGGGGAGGTGCGCGAGGTCGCGGTGCTGTTCGTGGACGTGATCGGGTCCACCACGCTGGCCGCGAACCGGCCACCGGCCGAGGTGGTGGACGTGCTGAACCGCTTCTTCGCCGTAGTGGTCGCCGAGGTGCACGCGCACGGTGGCTCGGTGAACAAGTTCGAGGGGGACGCGGCACTGGCGGTGTTCGGTGCGCCGCACGACCTGCCGGATCCCGCTGGCTCGGCGCTGGCCGCGGCCAGGGTGCTGAGTTCCCGGCTGGCCGCCGAGATCACCGAGTGCCAGGCCGGGATCGGCGTGGCCGCCGGCCCCGCCGTGGCGGGCAACGTCGGCGCGGAGAGCCGCTTCGAGTACACCGTGATCGGTGACCCGGTGAACGAGGCGGCCCGGCTGACCGAGCTGGCCAAGTCCGTGCCGGGTCGCGCGATCGCCTCGATGCGCGCCGTCCGCTCCGCCGCCGAGGACGAGGCGGCCCGCTGGACCGCCACGGACGAGACCACCCTCCGCGGCCGCACCGAACCCACCCTGCTCGCCGTCCCCACCCCCTGA
- a CDS encoding YceD family protein gives MSDDKPSTDARSPWVIDTRELGRRPGLSRPVQREVPVGTTLGVPDVITVPSGGTIALDLLLESVVEGVLVTGTASTETAGQCSRCLDPLEDEVEVEVTELFAYPNSTTEATTEEDEVSRLVDDKVDLGPVVRDALVLALPQVPLCAPDCPGLCSGCGAKWVDLEPGHGHETIDPRWAALVERLGEVSGDTDASEGTRTSGPDQKA, from the coding sequence ATGTCTGACGACAAACCCAGCACCGACGCCCGCAGCCCGTGGGTCATCGACACCCGTGAGCTCGGCCGCCGCCCCGGGCTGAGCCGTCCCGTCCAGCGTGAGGTCCCGGTGGGGACGACCCTCGGCGTTCCGGACGTGATCACCGTGCCCTCCGGCGGCACCATCGCGCTGGACCTGCTGCTCGAGTCGGTGGTGGAGGGGGTGCTGGTCACCGGGACGGCCTCCACGGAGACCGCGGGCCAGTGCTCCCGCTGCCTTGACCCGCTCGAGGACGAGGTCGAGGTGGAGGTCACCGAGCTGTTCGCCTATCCGAACTCGACCACCGAGGCGACCACCGAGGAGGACGAGGTCAGCAGGCTGGTGGACGACAAGGTGGACCTCGGCCCCGTGGTGCGCGACGCGCTCGTGCTCGCGTTGCCCCAGGTCCCGCTGTGCGCGCCGGACTGTCCGGGACTGTGCTCGGGATGCGGCGCGAAGTGGGTCGATCTCGAGCCCGGACACGGGCATGAGACGATAGACCCTCGGTGGGCCGCGCTGGTCGAGCGCCTCGGTGAAGTTTCCGGTGATACCGACGCTTCGGAGGGGACCCGGACCAGCGGTCCCGACCAGAAGGCCTGA
- the rsmD gene encoding 16S rRNA (guanine(966)-N(2))-methyltransferase RsmD, producing MTRIVAGRAGGRRLRVPPRGTRPTTERVREALFNALQVAGELDGARVLDIYAGSGALGLEALSRGASFAMFVESDRTAAEVLRGNIAALGLGGSVRLGKAETVLAEPVPQPFDLVVLDPPFALEEHRLAAVLAALPAGGWTAPGSLVVVERPVRTGGPRWPADYQELRTRQYGEAALYRAEHRMS from the coding sequence GTGACAAGGATCGTGGCAGGCCGAGCGGGCGGCAGGCGGCTGCGGGTACCGCCGAGGGGAACAAGGCCCACCACCGAGCGGGTGCGCGAGGCCCTGTTCAACGCGCTGCAGGTCGCCGGCGAGCTGGACGGCGCCCGGGTGCTCGACATCTACGCAGGCTCCGGCGCGCTGGGTCTGGAGGCGCTGTCGCGGGGAGCCTCCTTCGCCATGTTCGTGGAGTCCGACCGCACGGCGGCCGAGGTGCTGCGCGGCAACATCGCCGCGCTGGGGCTGGGCGGTTCGGTGCGGCTGGGCAAGGCGGAGACCGTGCTGGCCGAACCCGTACCGCAGCCGTTCGACCTCGTGGTCCTGGATCCCCCGTTCGCGCTGGAGGAACACCGGCTGGCCGCCGTGCTCGCCGCGCTGCCGGCCGGGGGCTGGACGGCGCCGGGCAGCCTGGTGGTGGTGGAACGGCCGGTACGTACCGGCGGGCCGCGGTGGCCCGCGGACTACCAGGAGCTGCGTACCCGGCAGTACGGTGAGGCCGCGCTGTACCGGGCCGAGCACCGGATGTCCTGA
- a CDS encoding LLM class flavin-dependent oxidoreductase, giving the protein MTSLADTPLSVLDLAPVASGADAASTLRDTIDLARQAERLGYHRYWLAEHHNMPGIASSATAVLIGQVANATERIRVGSGGVMLPNHAPLVVAEQFGTLEAFHPGRIDLGIGRAPGTDQRTALALRGSAAALAAREFPQQLTELMSYFEHDAERPVNAVVAEGNGPPVWLLGSSGFSAQLAGMLGLPFSFAHHFSAQNTLPAARIYREAFQPSAVLDKPYLMLGTAVICAETDEHAQWLAGPSGLTFLSLRHGKPIPLPSPQEAAAYEYTDLDRQILQERMASNIVGSPETVRKGLEDLLDETGADELMVTTMVHDHADRVRSYELIADLTR; this is encoded by the coding sequence GTGACTTCCCTGGCTGACACCCCGCTGTCCGTGTTGGACCTCGCGCCGGTCGCGAGCGGCGCGGACGCGGCGAGCACGCTGCGTGACACGATCGACCTCGCCCGGCAGGCCGAGCGGCTGGGTTACCACCGGTACTGGCTGGCCGAGCACCACAACATGCCGGGGATCGCCAGTTCCGCGACCGCCGTGCTGATCGGGCAGGTGGCGAACGCGACCGAGCGGATCAGGGTCGGCTCCGGCGGGGTGATGCTGCCCAACCACGCGCCGCTGGTGGTCGCCGAGCAGTTCGGCACCCTGGAGGCGTTCCACCCCGGACGGATCGACCTCGGCATCGGCCGGGCGCCGGGAACCGACCAGCGCACGGCGCTCGCGCTGCGCGGCTCGGCGGCGGCGCTGGCGGCGCGGGAGTTCCCGCAGCAGCTGACCGAGCTGATGTCCTACTTCGAGCACGATGCCGAGCGCCCGGTGAACGCGGTGGTCGCGGAGGGCAACGGGCCGCCGGTCTGGCTGCTCGGCTCCAGCGGCTTCAGCGCGCAGCTGGCCGGCATGCTCGGGCTGCCGTTCTCCTTCGCGCACCATTTCAGCGCGCAGAACACCCTGCCTGCCGCGCGGATCTACCGGGAGGCCTTCCAGCCATCGGCCGTGCTGGACAAGCCGTACCTGATGCTCGGCACCGCGGTGATCTGCGCCGAGACCGACGAGCACGCCCAGTGGCTCGCCGGTCCGAGCGGGCTGACCTTCCTGAGCCTGCGGCACGGCAAGCCGATCCCGCTGCCCAGCCCGCAGGAGGCGGCCGCGTACGAGTACACCGACCTGGACCGGCAGATCCTTCAGGAACGGATGGCGAGCAACATCGTGGGCTCGCCGGAAACCGTCCGCAAGGGACTGGAGGACCTGCTCGACGAGACCGGCGCCGACGAGTTGATGGTCACCACCATGGTGCACGACCACGCCGACCGCGTCCGCTCCTACGAGCTCATCGCAGACCTCACCCGCTGA